From a region of the Mucilaginibacter auburnensis genome:
- the rpsL gene encoding 30S ribosomal protein S12 — MPTIQQLVRKGRVALVDKSKSPALDSCPQRRGVCTRVYTTTPKKPNSAMRKVARVRLTNGKEVNAYIPGEGHNLQEHSIVLIRGGRVKDLPGVRYHIIRGALDTSGVAGRNQRRSKYGTKRPKPGQAAAAPTKGKKK; from the coding sequence TAGAAAAGGTAGAGTAGCTCTGGTTGACAAGAGTAAGTCACCAGCGTTGGACAGCTGTCCACAGCGAAGAGGCGTGTGTACCCGTGTATACACCACTACCCCTAAAAAACCAAACTCAGCAATGCGTAAAGTTGCGCGTGTACGTTTAACCAATGGTAAAGAAGTAAACGCTTACATCCCTGGTGAAGGTCACAACTTACAAGAGCACTCAATTGTGTTGATCCGTGGTGGTCGTGTAAAAGACTTACCTGGTGTGCGTTACCACATCATTCGTGGTGCTTTAGATACTTCTGGTGTTGCAGGTCGTAACCAGCGCCGTTCTAAATACGGTACTAAACGCCCTAAACCAGGACAAGCAGCTGCTGCTCCAACAAAAGGTAAAAAGAAATAA
- the rpsG gene encoding 30S ribosomal protein S7: MRKSKPKKRIILPDPRFNDTLVTRFVNNMMYDGKKSTAYGIFYNAVDIVEKKTNESGLETWKKALNNVMPAVEVKSRRVGGANFQVPTEVRAERKIALGMKWLISYARKRGEKTMMEKLAGEIISAAKGEGAAVKKKEDTHKMAEANKAFSHFRF, translated from the coding sequence ATGAGAAAGTCAAAACCAAAAAAGAGAATTATCCTTCCTGATCCAAGGTTCAACGATACTTTAGTAACAAGGTTTGTAAACAATATGATGTATGATGGTAAAAAATCTACCGCATACGGCATATTCTACAACGCTGTTGATATTGTTGAGAAAAAAACCAACGAAAGTGGTTTAGAAACCTGGAAAAAAGCTTTGAACAACGTAATGCCTGCTGTTGAAGTTAAAAGCCGCCGTGTAGGTGGTGCTAACTTCCAGGTACCTACAGAGGTTCGTGCAGAGCGTAAAATTGCTTTAGGCATGAAATGGTTAATTAGCTACGCACGTAAACGTGGCGAAAAAACCATGATGGAGAAATTAGCAGGCGAGATCATCTCGGCAGCTAAAGGTGAAGGTGCAGCAGTTAAGAAGAAAGAAGATACGCACAAAATGGCCGAGGCTAACAAAGCGTTCTCACACTTCCGTTTCTAA